Proteins from a single region of Undibacterium sp. KW1:
- a CDS encoding MFS transporter, giving the protein MPLALWALTLSAFAIGTTEFVIVGLIPTIASSLAVSVPSAGLLVSLYALGVAVGAPVLTALTGRVPRKQLLLGLMALFTIGNLVAWMAPNYASLMAARVLTGLAHGVFFSIGSTIATGLVAKDKAASAIALMFSGLTVALVTGVPLGTFIGQHLGWQATFLAVSALGVVAFIGCAILIPSTIASSKPASLLTQMAVLKKPRLLLVYAMTALGYGGSFIAFTYLAPILQDISGFSANAVGLVMLVYGVSVTFGNIWGGKLADKKGPVAALQIVFALLALVLLVLTFTAHNKWLALLTVLAWGAVAFGNVPGLQVYVVQRAEHDAPQAIDVASGLNIAAFNVGIAFGAWAGGLIVSHIGLMHTPWIGALVVVGAWALTTLAGRLDKADGLPDKAVRLAAVSMH; this is encoded by the coding sequence ATGCCACTTGCTTTGTGGGCGCTGACACTCAGCGCCTTTGCCATCGGTACGACAGAATTTGTGATTGTCGGCCTTATCCCCACCATCGCCAGCAGCCTGGCGGTATCTGTTCCTTCTGCCGGTTTGCTGGTCAGCCTGTATGCGCTGGGCGTGGCAGTCGGCGCGCCGGTGTTGACAGCACTGACTGGCCGGGTGCCGCGCAAGCAGTTATTGCTGGGCCTGATGGCCTTGTTCACGATTGGTAACCTGGTGGCCTGGATGGCACCCAACTATGCCTCGCTGATGGCGGCACGGGTCTTGACTGGCCTGGCGCATGGGGTGTTTTTTTCGATAGGTTCAACGATAGCCACTGGCCTGGTCGCCAAGGACAAGGCAGCCAGTGCAATTGCGCTGATGTTCAGCGGCCTGACGGTGGCGCTGGTGACGGGTGTGCCACTGGGTACCTTCATCGGCCAGCATCTGGGCTGGCAGGCGACGTTTCTGGCAGTGTCGGCGCTGGGTGTGGTTGCCTTTATTGGTTGTGCGATCCTGATCCCTTCAACCATCGCCAGCAGCAAGCCTGCCTCTTTATTAACACAAATGGCGGTGCTCAAAAAACCGCGCCTGTTACTGGTATATGCGATGACGGCGCTGGGTTATGGCGGCAGCTTTATCGCCTTCACTTACCTCGCACCGATACTGCAAGACATCAGCGGCTTTAGCGCCAATGCGGTGGGCCTGGTGATGCTGGTGTATGGTGTCTCGGTGACGTTTGGCAATATCTGGGGTGGCAAACTGGCCGATAAAAAAGGCCCCGTGGCTGCATTGCAAATCGTGTTCGCCTTGCTTGCCCTGGTCTTGCTGGTGCTGACTTTTACTGCACACAATAAATGGCTGGCCTTGCTGACGGTATTGGCCTGGGGCGCGGTGGCCTTTGGTAATGTGCCGGGTTTGCAGGTGTATGTAGTGCAACGTGCTGAACATGATGCACCACAGGCTATCGACGTTGCATCTGGCTTGAATATCGCTGCCTTCAATGTCGGCATCGCCTTTGGTGCCTGGGCGGGTGGCTTGATCGTCAGCCACATCGGCCTCATGCATACGCCATGGATAGGTGCCCTGGTCGTGGTAGGTGCCTGGGCTTTGACGACGCTGGCAGGCAGGCTGGACAAGGCGGATGGTTTGCCTGACAAAGCCGTGCGACTGGCTGCGGTCAGCATGCATTGA
- a CDS encoding DUF4124 domain-containing protein: protein MKKTFLACLSFLVFAWPSLSQAEVRKCVTPSGETIFTDQPCNAKIGSNATEVKNDATLRKITAMQKDRDTGKSCWVLEHRYSQCDVSVDRTLMTNFKENCTIPRNQFIKDRANDNVSTSYRTYRERREYRESSQEVDDLEYSHRNTRKSRAVLQCEVLEKDMWSYLKQNFSDKVPPQDAKNIEVKLMGLPDPEKSSSSYNRRR, encoded by the coding sequence ATGAAAAAAACATTTCTGGCTTGTCTGTCTTTCCTGGTTTTTGCCTGGCCCAGCCTGTCGCAGGCCGAGGTGCGCAAATGTGTGACGCCTTCCGGTGAAACGATATTTACCGACCAACCCTGCAATGCCAAGATAGGCAGCAACGCGACCGAAGTCAAAAACGACGCCACACTGCGCAAGATCACGGCCATGCAAAAAGACCGCGATACCGGCAAAAGCTGCTGGGTGCTGGAGCACAGGTACAGTCAATGCGATGTCAGCGTAGACCGCACCCTGATGACCAACTTCAAGGAAAACTGCACCATACCGAGAAACCAGTTCATCAAAGACCGCGCCAACGACAACGTCAGCACCAGCTATAGAACTTACAGGGAGCGTAGAGAATACAGAGAGTCATCGCAAGAAGTCGATGATCTCGAATATAGCCACAGGAATACCCGCAAAAGTCGCGCTGTCTTGCAATGTGAAGTGCTGGAAAAAGATATGTGGTCCTATCTGAAGCAAAACTTCAGCGACAAAGTGCCACCACAAGACGCCAAGAATATCGAGGTCAAATTAATGGGTTTGCCTGATCCTGAAAAAAGCAGCAGTTCTTATAACAGAAGAAGATAG
- a CDS encoding MFS transporter, which yields MRLLLRLLSQLPRRFSASLRIFTNAPLATAVGLFLCFFVGFADGVLMPFFALWAEKDAGISASRIGLLLACYSGGELLATPLVGGIADRVGRRPVLLISTAGVGIGFAILYFTHGVWASALVLILIGAFESVLHPTISAVIADTIPAEQHRYYFSIARVMSSAGRVAGPAVGSVLALFDDGPILMSQSVESSMVFQFYPLGNLVAAEVQF from the coding sequence ATGCGATTACTATTGCGACTGCTGTCTCAGCTCCCCCGCAGATTCTCTGCCTCTCTCCGCATTTTCACGAATGCACCTCTTGCCACTGCTGTTGGCCTTTTCCTCTGTTTCTTTGTCGGCTTTGCTGATGGTGTACTCATGCCGTTTTTTGCCCTGTGGGCAGAAAAAGATGCAGGCATTTCTGCCAGCCGCATAGGCTTGCTGCTGGCCTGCTATTCTGGCGGCGAGTTGCTGGCCACGCCTTTGGTTGGCGGCATTGCCGACCGCGTCGGGCGCCGCCCGGTCTTGCTGATCTCCACAGCAGGCGTAGGTATTGGCTTTGCGATACTCTACTTTACCCATGGCGTATGGGCATCTGCCCTGGTGCTGATCTTGATAGGTGCGTTTGAAAGCGTTTTGCACCCCACTATCTCTGCCGTCATCGCCGATACCATACCGGCTGAGCAGCACCGTTATTACTTTTCCATCGCACGCGTCATGTCGAGCGCAGGCCGTGTGGCTGGCCCGGCAGTGGGCTCTGTGCTGGCGCTGTTCGATGATGGTCCAATTTTAATGAGTCAATCTGTTGAATCCTCCATGGTGTTTCAATTTTATCCCTTGGGTAATCTGGTCGCTGCGGAAGTGCAATTTTGA
- a CDS encoding LysR family transcriptional regulator: MLSLETMKALVAVADTGSFSAAAERLGQTPSGISRSISRLEAQLGMTLMTRTTRKLEITEEGHWLLQRAKKILCDIDDTEEQLTACLSQPSGLVRVNAATPTLDHLLAPLVADFLDAYPLIKLELISGETFVDLIEERADLAIRIGQLTDSSLHARRLGSSRIRPVAAPHYLARHGEPHTVADLAQHRLLGFTAPASLNTWPLPKLDGVKDGTGAEGYAIDPVVSVSNGETLRHLAVQGAGIVCLSDFLTMADRAHGRLKPVLADISLPWMQPVWAVFYKQEAIPPRVAVLLDFLMTRLPLERV; this comes from the coding sequence ATGCTAAGCCTGGAAACCATGAAAGCCCTGGTCGCAGTGGCCGATACTGGCTCATTTTCAGCCGCAGCCGAGCGCCTGGGGCAAACGCCATCCGGCATCAGCCGCAGCATCTCCCGCCTTGAAGCACAGCTCGGCATGACCCTGATGACGCGCACCACCCGCAAGCTTGAGATAACAGAAGAAGGCCACTGGCTCTTGCAAAGGGCCAAGAAGATACTCTGTGATATTGATGACACTGAAGAACAACTGACTGCATGCCTGTCGCAACCATCCGGCCTGGTGCGGGTCAATGCCGCCACCCCCACGCTGGATCATCTGCTGGCCCCGCTGGTGGCCGATTTTCTCGATGCCTATCCTCTTATCAAGCTTGAACTGATCAGCGGCGAAACCTTTGTCGATCTCATTGAAGAACGCGCCGACCTCGCCATACGCATAGGCCAGCTCACCGATTCCAGCCTGCACGCACGTCGCCTGGGCAGCAGCCGCATCCGCCCGGTCGCCGCACCGCATTACCTTGCACGTCACGGTGAACCTCACACCGTGGCTGATCTGGCACAGCACAGGCTGCTGGGTTTTACCGCCCCCGCCAGCCTCAATACCTGGCCGCTGCCCAAGTTGGATGGCGTCAAAGATGGTACAGGCGCTGAGGGCTATGCCATAGACCCTGTAGTCAGCGTCAGCAATGGCGAAACCCTGCGGCACCTGGCCGTGCAGGGCGCTGGCATCGTCTGCCTGTCCGACTTCCTGACCATGGCCGACCGCGCCCACGGCAGGCTCAAACCCGTGTTGGCCGACATCAGCCTGCCATGGATGCAGCCGGTCTGGGCGGTATTCTATAAACAGGAAGCCATACCTCCACGCGTGGCAGTCTTGCTGGATTTTTTGATGACGAGATTGCCGCTGGAGAGGGTGTGA
- a CDS encoding phage tail length tape measure family protein, which yields MKILKWLAIVVVGLAVIIVVVAMQGAGDQRRMQSALQLTGGYVGMTEGQLYELGTSISKNGVGTIGEAREVIFWLVCSGRFSSATIEPSAKAALGLVSAQGLSEKEAVTTLIKMVDPSARAPLDGCPK from the coding sequence GTGAAAATATTAAAGTGGTTAGCAATCGTCGTTGTCGGCCTTGCCGTCATTATTGTGGTGGTTGCAATGCAAGGAGCTGGTGATCAACGCCGTATGCAATCTGCTCTGCAATTGACCGGGGGTTACGTCGGCATGACAGAAGGCCAGCTCTATGAACTTGGGACTAGCATCTCAAAGAATGGCGTAGGCACCATAGGAGAAGCGCGTGAAGTGATTTTTTGGCTGGTATGCAGCGGCCGGTTTTCATCCGCCACAATCGAACCATCGGCCAAAGCTGCCTTAGGTTTGGTATCTGCACAAGGGCTGAGTGAAAAAGAGGCGGTTACCACCTTGATTAAAATGGTCGATCCATCAGCACGCGCGCCACTCGACGGTTGTCCGAAATAA